The Anaerobaca lacustris genome contains a region encoding:
- a CDS encoding aldose 1-epimerase family protein, producing MAQKKTSFDWQDRVGNPAQVGGIETSVLDNGLGKGTRIAWINTGSGLRYKVVIDRALDIVDTFHNQHSLAWLSHAGATAPRPDANEGIEWLWPFGGGLLTTCGLSHVGGPENDESGRRGLHGRISNTPAEVESVVQPDLRTGKLDMSITAVVKEYRVFGPTLQLRRTISSTLGQPAIRIHDVVTNMGNTPTPHMLLYHCNYGWPLVDEGTQILWKGAWRSRGMDMDNAIFNDKNDFHTCRKPLEAHRGGGEACGFIDVAADKSGHCTIGLYNQKLGLAVATRYKKTQFPCMANWQHWGPGEYVTGLEPGTNFPIGQSAARKQKKLIHLAPGKSRTYDLEIRVLTKDADIDAFLKTAGQ from the coding sequence ATGGCACAGAAGAAGACGTCGTTCGACTGGCAGGACAGAGTGGGCAATCCCGCGCAGGTGGGCGGGATCGAGACGAGTGTCCTGGACAACGGGCTTGGCAAGGGCACGCGGATCGCGTGGATCAATACAGGATCGGGTCTGCGCTACAAGGTCGTCATCGACCGGGCGCTGGACATCGTGGATACGTTCCACAATCAGCACAGTCTCGCATGGCTCAGCCACGCGGGGGCAACTGCCCCGCGCCCGGACGCCAACGAAGGCATCGAATGGCTCTGGCCGTTCGGCGGCGGTCTGCTGACGACCTGCGGCCTCAGTCACGTCGGGGGGCCGGAGAACGATGAATCGGGCCGGCGCGGTCTGCACGGGCGGATCAGCAACACCCCGGCCGAGGTCGAATCCGTCGTCCAGCCCGACCTGCGAACCGGCAAGCTCGATATGAGCATCACGGCCGTCGTGAAGGAATACCGCGTCTTCGGCCCGACCCTGCAACTGCGCCGGACCATCTCGAGCACGCTGGGCCAGCCCGCAATCCGCATCCACGACGTGGTGACGAATATGGGCAACACGCCGACGCCGCACATGCTGCTGTACCACTGCAACTATGGATGGCCCCTGGTCGACGAGGGCACGCAGATTTTGTGGAAGGGCGCCTGGCGGTCGCGCGGCATGGACATGGACAACGCGATCTTCAACGACAAGAACGACTTCCACACATGCCGCAAGCCGCTGGAAGCCCATCGCGGCGGCGGCGAGGCCTGCGGGTTCATCGACGTGGCCGCCGACAAGAGCGGGCACTGCACGATCGGCCTGTACAACCAGAAGCTCGGCCTGGCGGTGGCGACGCGCTATAAGAAGACGCAGTTCCCCTGCATGGCCAACTGGCAGCACTGGGGCCCGGGCGAATACGTCACCGGGCTGGAGCCGGGCACCAATTTCCCAATCGGCCAGAGTGCCGCCCGCAAGCAGAAGAAGCTGATCCATCTGGCCCCCGGCAAGAGCCGGACCTACGACCTGGAAATCCGTGTGCTCACGAAGGATGCCGACATCGATGCCTTCCTCAAGACAGCCGGGCAGTGA
- a CDS encoding carbohydrate kinase family protein encodes MAVDVLILNTAVADLRRADFEFADRLVGKGGLAKCKTEDMPDYSQEQIKQWIDEGSATAGGPGNTAPLIARTGLKVAVGVNLGKGDYDGLDAQGRFFHDTLVANGVDMSATHIHPSLPTGTTFIHNPKGDDRGGIAYFPNANNDFDFAVFQKAVERLEPRVVYYMYSGLSDRGDASEGRDLAEFIRWCRGRGALTIADSHTLTGDPHRLIAEGKPVAEYRLLEPLLPELDVFFTSSDEAKLIENTLGEPREWTQFDESRNNTHFLESLTKRYWHNDGRTRLFGVTVSNGAYEVHRYPDGRAGGPTKITSRFLSGEVIDLVGAGDSFRAGLITYLAKNLDAFRAGDVDFAQAVQAGNLFASLFIKAPLDDRYANIKPYDKMLHVLQTDKNFDSFEALQQALN; translated from the coding sequence ATGGCGGTAGACGTTCTGATTCTCAACACAGCGGTCGCGGACCTGCGCCGGGCCGATTTCGAATTCGCCGACCGGCTCGTGGGCAAAGGCGGCCTGGCCAAGTGCAAGACCGAGGACATGCCCGACTACTCGCAGGAGCAGATCAAGCAGTGGATCGATGAAGGCAGCGCCACAGCGGGCGGACCGGGCAACACCGCCCCGCTGATCGCTCGGACCGGCCTGAAGGTTGCTGTCGGCGTCAATCTCGGAAAGGGTGACTACGACGGACTCGACGCGCAGGGCCGATTCTTCCACGACACCCTCGTCGCCAATGGCGTCGATATGTCTGCCACGCACATCCATCCCAGCCTGCCGACGGGCACGACGTTCATCCACAACCCCAAGGGCGACGACCGGGGCGGCATCGCGTATTTCCCCAACGCCAACAACGATTTCGACTTCGCGGTCTTCCAGAAGGCCGTCGAACGGCTCGAACCCCGCGTGGTCTATTACATGTACTCAGGCCTGTCCGACCGGGGCGACGCCAGCGAGGGCCGTGACTTGGCCGAATTCATCCGCTGGTGTCGAGGCCGGGGCGCGTTGACCATTGCCGACAGCCACACGCTGACGGGAGACCCGCATCGACTGATCGCCGAGGGCAAACCCGTTGCCGAGTATCGCCTGCTCGAACCGCTCCTGCCGGAGCTGGACGTGTTCTTCACCTCCTCGGACGAGGCCAAGCTGATCGAGAACACGCTGGGCGAGCCGCGCGAGTGGACCCAGTTTGACGAAAGCCGGAACAACACCCATTTCCTAGAGTCCCTCACGAAGAGATACTGGCACAATGATGGGCGAACGCGCCTCTTCGGCGTGACCGTGAGCAACGGCGCCTATGAAGTGCACCGCTACCCCGACGGCCGAGCCGGCGGACCGACGAAGATCACGTCGCGGTTCCTCAGCGGCGAGGTCATCGACCTCGTCGGCGCCGGCGATTCCTTCCGAGCCGGGCTGATTACCTATCTTGCGAAGAACCTCGACGCCTTTCGGGCCGGCGACGTCGATTTTGCCCAGGCCGTGCAGGCGGGCAACCTCTTCGCGTCGCTGTTCATCAAGGCCCCGCTCGACGACCGCTACGCCAACATCAAGCCGTACGACAAGATGCTCCACGTCCTGCAAACCGACAAGAATTTCGACAGCTTCGAAGCCCTGCAACAGGCGCTGAATTGA
- a CDS encoding glucosamine-6-phosphate isomerase, whose amino-acid sequence MGRKQSLLAPDWWDYTTLDDAILNDAARLTAEDMAGLSREGFRVVFYETLEDFYLAEALEYVTAWKQAAPDNPVGVCGPIGPTEQLPLVARLVNELGLKLRDAHFWGMDEWYMNGSEVPETHPLSFAKADKELCFDRIRPELKMPESNLHFPKADTSAYIRSWDGVRCAVMQGGQGDIKHWAFNDPVRRQGPYQDRPPTPQEYRQLTTRIVDLHPVTVMQNARTSGGGVVTSVPTQAITVGPVQTWKAEKVSIWQAGTHDNPFGMRLTTLMIARKLPDSAVPMSLLADHPNVQFNFYRPAIGTCEAEMH is encoded by the coding sequence ATGGGCAGGAAACAAAGCCTCCTGGCGCCGGACTGGTGGGACTACACGACACTCGACGACGCGATCCTCAACGACGCGGCCCGGCTCACCGCTGAAGACATGGCGGGCCTGAGCCGGGAAGGATTTCGGGTTGTCTTCTACGAGACGCTGGAGGATTTCTACCTGGCCGAGGCTCTCGAATACGTCACCGCCTGGAAACAGGCGGCGCCGGACAACCCCGTCGGCGTCTGCGGGCCGATCGGGCCGACCGAGCAGTTGCCGCTTGTGGCTCGACTGGTCAACGAATTGGGGCTGAAACTCCGCGATGCGCACTTCTGGGGCATGGACGAGTGGTACATGAATGGTTCGGAGGTGCCGGAAACGCATCCGCTGTCGTTTGCCAAGGCCGATAAGGAACTGTGCTTCGATCGCATTCGCCCCGAACTGAAGATGCCCGAGTCCAACCTGCACTTTCCCAAGGCCGACACCTCGGCCTACATTCGGAGTTGGGACGGCGTCCGCTGCGCCGTCATGCAGGGCGGCCAGGGCGACATCAAGCACTGGGCCTTCAACGACCCGGTTCGCCGGCAAGGCCCATACCAGGACCGTCCGCCGACGCCGCAGGAGTACCGGCAACTGACAACGCGCATCGTGGACCTGCATCCGGTAACGGTGATGCAGAACGCGCGCACCAGCGGCGGTGGCGTCGTAACGAGCGTCCCAACCCAGGCGATCACCGTGGGCCCCGTTCAGACGTGGAAGGCCGAGAAGGTCTCGATCTGGCAGGCGGGCACGCACGACAATCCGTTCGGGATGCGGCTGACTACGCTAATGATCGCCAGGAAGCTCCCCGACAGCGCCGTACCCATGTCGTTGCTGGCCGACCACCCGAACGTGCAGTTCAACTTCTACCGGCCCGCCATCGGCACATGCGAGGCGGAGATGCACTAA
- a CDS encoding PIG-L deacetylase family protein has protein sequence MSDDKVVLSLGAHPDDAEFMCAGTLALLRERGWQVHIATFTPGDCGTIEYSREEISRIRKSEAAKAVALLDGQYHCLECDDAFIMYDRPTLVKAIALIRKVRPKIVFTLSPSDYMVDHDMASKLTQSACFCCGIVNIDTPGAEPFEPIPHLYYADPVEGKDKFGTQIPPGTIVDVTGVMDVKTKMLVCHESQRNWLLAHHGIDEYTEQMKKLGRKRGADIGVEFAEGFRQHLGHAYPQDNLLKAELGDLVRTK, from the coding sequence ATGAGTGACGACAAAGTTGTCTTGAGTCTCGGCGCCCATCCGGACGACGCCGAGTTCATGTGCGCCGGGACCCTGGCCCTGCTCCGCGAGCGGGGCTGGCAGGTCCACATCGCGACGTTCACGCCGGGTGACTGCGGCACCATCGAGTACAGCCGGGAGGAAATCAGCCGGATTCGCAAGAGCGAGGCGGCCAAAGCCGTCGCCCTGCTCGACGGTCAGTATCACTGCCTGGAGTGCGACGACGCCTTTATCATGTACGACCGGCCGACTCTGGTCAAAGCGATCGCGTTGATACGCAAGGTCCGGCCGAAAATCGTCTTCACGCTGAGCCCATCGGACTACATGGTCGATCATGACATGGCCAGCAAACTGACGCAGTCGGCGTGCTTCTGCTGCGGCATCGTCAATATCGACACGCCCGGCGCCGAGCCCTTCGAGCCGATCCCCCACCTTTACTACGCCGATCCGGTCGAGGGCAAGGATAAGTTCGGCACCCAGATCCCGCCGGGCACCATCGTGGACGTCACCGGCGTCATGGACGTCAAGACGAAGATGCTCGTCTGTCACGAGAGCCAGCGCAACTGGCTGCTGGCGCATCACGGCATCGACGAGTACACCGAACAGATGAAGAAACTCGGCCGCAAACGCGGCGCCGACATCGGCGTCGAGTTCGCCGAGGGGTTCCGCCAGCACCTGGGGCACGCCTACCCGCAGGACAACCTCCTCAAGGCCGAGTTGGGCGATCTGGTTCGCACGAAATAA
- a CDS encoding TIM barrel protein: MAGEYRFSFGPWNIHEGGDPFGPTVRTTVKFAKKLKLFKKLGFEGVQFHDDDAVPEMDKLSPKEIVKKAKEVRKMLANEGLVAEFVAPRLWEDPRTIDGGYTSNDPECRKYARDRSRRAIDIAAALKTDLIVLWLAREGTYMREAKDSKVAVDRLVKAIDDMLAYNKDIKIAIEPKPNEPMDQAYIPTTGHAMALGYLTRDAGRVGVNIETAHAILAGLDPSDEMGFALAYDKLYTVHLNDQNGLKFDEDKSFGSVNLRRAFNQVRILDKYDYGKKGEFVGLDVKAVRTQKQKVATKHLSNSRTIFLRLVELARSLDEGQVESLIAERDYEELDLLIMNHLLGK, encoded by the coding sequence ATGGCAGGAGAATATCGGTTTTCGTTTGGGCCGTGGAACATTCATGAAGGCGGCGATCCGTTCGGTCCGACGGTCCGGACCACCGTCAAGTTCGCCAAGAAGCTCAAGCTCTTCAAGAAGCTCGGCTTCGAGGGCGTGCAGTTCCACGACGATGACGCCGTGCCCGAGATGGACAAGCTCAGCCCCAAGGAGATCGTCAAGAAGGCCAAGGAAGTGCGGAAGATGCTCGCCAACGAGGGCCTGGTCGCCGAATTCGTGGCCCCCCGCCTGTGGGAAGACCCGCGCACGATCGACGGCGGCTACACTTCCAACGACCCCGAGTGCCGCAAGTACGCGCGCGACCGCAGCCGCCGGGCCATCGACATCGCCGCGGCCCTGAAGACCGACCTGATCGTCCTCTGGCTGGCGCGCGAAGGCACGTACATGCGCGAGGCCAAGGACAGCAAGGTCGCGGTGGACCGCCTCGTCAAGGCGATCGACGACATGCTCGCCTACAACAAGGACATCAAGATCGCCATCGAGCCCAAACCCAACGAGCCGATGGACCAGGCCTATATCCCGACGACGGGGCACGCCATGGCGCTGGGCTACCTGACCAGGGACGCCGGCCGCGTCGGCGTGAACATCGAGACCGCCCACGCCATCCTGGCGGGCCTCGACCCGTCGGACGAGATGGGCTTTGCCCTGGCCTACGACAAGCTCTACACGGTGCATTTGAACGACCAGAACGGCCTGAAGTTCGACGAGGACAAGAGCTTCGGCTCGGTCAACCTGCGCCGGGCGTTCAACCAGGTTCGCATCCTCGACAAATACGATTACGGCAAGAAAGGCGAGTTCGTGGGCCTCGACGTCAAGGCCGTGCGGACACAGAAGCAGAAGGTCGCGACCAAACACCTCAGCAACAGCCGGACGATCTTCCTGCGGCTGGTCGAGTTGGCCCGAAGCCTCGACGAAGGCCAGGTCGAGAGCCTGATCGCCGAACGCGACTACGAAGAGCTGGACCTGCTCATCATGAACCATCTGCTCGGCAAGTGA
- a CDS encoding FAD-dependent oxidoreductase: protein MTRHLQRTAPSMLLGLLLLSASCSRPATHPSGGRSGKPVFDYGLGAITESSRSIPVAYDVDVLVVGGSSAGVAAAAAAAQNGARVFLAAPRPYLGEDLCATYRLWLEPGEEPRSDLTKALFAEPEAARQLANAMTFTYEADVASSPRHKDTNPPSILTDGKWHSAATQSVQYDGDATITADLGDAQRVRRVRIMAYQRNDDFEVDTITIHISQDRKGWSRAAVIKNGKLGHGSFESAPIELSAWLDNTARYVRLSVKKSAVANRILLGEIVIEKPAGSKPSSANRVPPSPMQIKRVLDDTLLDAGVEFLYGCYATDVLRDENGHPAGIVMSNRSGRQAIRAKVVIDATDRALVARMAGAEFDPYATGWHTFQRTVVGGTIRQDEYMEARRLPTPVHTAHGRTYEAVEYTLKIPMENGSFASFANAEQIARDKTWSAGQVDCSETLFQVPPDRMKGKARECCTWPGADRADLNMFRPERVERLFVLGGCADMARSVAEKLLRPLELMGVGERIGQAAAVESLALPPSKTATAAGQRTAPLTRGDVREDTAWMRPDLQHGGTVEAAERAIPILGSYDVVVIGGGTGGAPAGISAARQGARTLVVEYLHGLGGIGTMGLIGRYYYGYREGFTKEIDEGLADLGGPAEGISGRGGDWDSQLKIEWYRRELRKAGADIWYGAFGCGALVEGRQVQGVVVATPQGRGVVLAKVVIDATGSASIAAAAGADCIYTSAEHIAIQGTGLPPWEPGARYTNTDYTFIDDLDAIDAWRSFLTARKKFDNAYDLAQIVDSRERRQIVGDFFLCPSDAYLGRTFPDTIVRANSNFDTHGFTIHPMFLLKPPDREAVPCYVPYRCLLPKGLEGILVTGLGVSAHRDVMPVIRMQPDIQNQGYAAGLAAVMAIGGNGKLRDIHIRTLQQHLVDKGNLPAEVLDHKDSLPLPKERIERAVASLTNGFEGIEIIYAQPEAALPLLRQAYDSATSDEDKLTYAHILGIMGDGAGAATLTDAVRQRDWDEGWRYTGMGQYGMSMSPVDSLIVALGRTGRKEALDPIIEKIAQLGPDHALSHHRAVAMALEAQREPSTAQALADLLRKDGMTGHAFTDIHAVTANIPASPVDTSTREVSLRELILARALYRCGDDNGLGERILRQYARDMRGHYARHALAVLNEQPGRRM, encoded by the coding sequence ATGACACGGCACCTGCAACGGACCGCACCATCAATGCTTCTGGGCCTTCTGCTGCTGTCGGCGAGTTGCTCTCGTCCGGCGACCCATCCGAGCGGCGGGCGCAGCGGCAAACCCGTCTTCGACTACGGCCTCGGCGCCATCACGGAATCGAGCCGGAGCATTCCCGTCGCCTATGATGTCGATGTCCTTGTGGTCGGCGGCAGCTCGGCGGGCGTCGCCGCGGCGGCCGCCGCCGCGCAGAACGGCGCCAGAGTCTTCCTGGCCGCCCCCCGACCTTATCTGGGAGAGGACCTCTGCGCGACGTACCGCCTCTGGCTCGAACCCGGCGAGGAGCCCCGCTCCGACCTGACCAAGGCCCTGTTCGCCGAACCGGAGGCGGCCCGGCAGTTGGCGAACGCCATGACGTTCACCTATGAAGCCGATGTGGCCTCATCGCCTCGTCACAAGGACACCAACCCGCCTTCGATCCTGACCGACGGCAAGTGGCACAGTGCCGCGACGCAGAGCGTCCAATACGACGGCGACGCGACCATCACCGCCGACCTGGGCGATGCGCAGCGGGTTCGGCGCGTCCGCATCATGGCCTATCAACGCAACGACGACTTCGAGGTGGACACCATCACCATCCACATCAGCCAGGACCGCAAAGGCTGGAGCCGGGCGGCCGTCATCAAGAACGGCAAGCTCGGACACGGTTCGTTCGAAAGCGCTCCCATCGAGTTGTCCGCCTGGCTCGACAACACCGCCCGGTATGTCCGCCTGAGCGTCAAGAAGTCGGCGGTCGCCAATCGAATCCTGCTTGGCGAGATCGTGATCGAGAAACCGGCCGGATCGAAGCCTTCTTCCGCCAATCGGGTCCCGCCGTCTCCCATGCAGATCAAGCGCGTTCTCGACGATACCCTTCTCGATGCAGGTGTCGAGTTCCTCTACGGCTGCTACGCCACCGACGTGTTGCGGGATGAGAACGGACACCCGGCGGGGATCGTGATGAGCAACCGCTCCGGCCGGCAGGCGATCAGAGCCAAGGTCGTCATCGACGCAACGGACAGGGCCCTGGTCGCGCGGATGGCCGGCGCCGAATTCGATCCCTACGCGACGGGCTGGCACACCTTCCAGCGCACGGTGGTCGGCGGCACGATTCGGCAGGACGAGTACATGGAAGCCCGACGGCTGCCAACGCCAGTTCACACCGCTCATGGACGGACCTACGAAGCCGTCGAGTACACCCTGAAGATCCCGATGGAAAATGGTTCGTTCGCGTCCTTCGCCAACGCCGAGCAGATCGCGCGGGACAAAACCTGGAGCGCCGGACAGGTGGATTGCTCGGAAACGTTGTTCCAGGTCCCGCCCGACCGCATGAAGGGCAAGGCCCGCGAGTGCTGTACGTGGCCCGGTGCCGACAGAGCCGATCTTAACATGTTCCGGCCCGAGCGAGTCGAACGGCTGTTCGTGCTGGGAGGTTGCGCGGACATGGCCCGTTCGGTCGCCGAGAAGCTCCTGCGTCCGCTGGAACTGATGGGCGTGGGCGAGCGGATCGGCCAGGCCGCCGCGGTCGAGTCCCTCGCCCTGCCACCGAGCAAGACGGCCACCGCAGCCGGCCAGCGGACCGCGCCGCTGACTCGCGGAGATGTCCGGGAGGACACCGCCTGGATGCGGCCCGACCTGCAACATGGCGGCACCGTGGAGGCTGCCGAGCGTGCGATCCCAATCTTGGGCAGTTATGATGTGGTCGTCATCGGGGGCGGCACGGGCGGTGCTCCGGCGGGGATTTCTGCCGCACGCCAGGGGGCTCGAACACTGGTTGTCGAATACCTTCACGGCCTGGGCGGGATCGGGACAATGGGCCTGATCGGCCGATACTACTACGGCTACCGCGAGGGCTTCACCAAGGAGATCGACGAGGGACTGGCCGACTTGGGCGGCCCGGCTGAGGGAATCAGCGGACGGGGAGGCGACTGGGACAGCCAACTGAAGATCGAATGGTATCGCCGCGAGCTGCGAAAGGCCGGGGCCGACATCTGGTACGGCGCGTTCGGCTGCGGCGCATTGGTCGAGGGCCGTCAGGTCCAGGGCGTAGTGGTCGCCACGCCGCAGGGCCGGGGCGTGGTCCTGGCGAAGGTGGTGATCGATGCGACGGGCAGCGCCAGCATCGCCGCTGCGGCCGGCGCCGACTGCATCTACACCAGCGCCGAGCACATCGCAATCCAGGGAACGGGCCTGCCCCCCTGGGAGCCGGGCGCTCGATACACCAATACCGACTACACGTTCATCGACGATCTCGATGCAATCGACGCATGGCGGTCGTTCCTTACCGCCCGCAAGAAGTTCGACAACGCCTACGACCTCGCGCAGATCGTCGACAGCCGCGAGCGGAGGCAGATCGTCGGCGACTTCTTCCTCTGCCCGTCGGACGCCTACCTCGGCCGAACCTTCCCCGACACCATCGTCCGTGCCAACAGCAACTTCGACACGCACGGCTTCACGATCCACCCGATGTTCCTGCTCAAACCGCCCGACCGCGAGGCGGTGCCCTGCTATGTCCCCTACCGCTGCCTGCTGCCCAAGGGCCTCGAAGGCATTCTTGTGACCGGACTGGGCGTCAGCGCCCATCGCGATGTGATGCCTGTGATCCGCATGCAGCCGGACATACAGAACCAAGGGTATGCCGCCGGCCTCGCCGCCGTCATGGCGATCGGTGGGAACGGCAAGCTGCGTGACATCCACATCCGCACGCTCCAGCAGCATCTCGTCGACAAGGGCAACTTGCCCGCCGAGGTGCTCGACCATAAGGACTCGCTGCCGCTGCCCAAAGAGCGGATCGAGCGAGCCGTTGCGAGCCTGACGAACGGTTTCGAGGGCATCGAGATCATCTACGCGCAGCCCGAGGCGGCCCTTCCGCTGCTGCGGCAGGCATACGACAGCGCGACCTCCGATGAGGACAAGCTCACCTATGCCCACATCCTGGGCATCATGGGCGACGGCGCCGGGGCCGCGACGCTGACAGATGCGGTCAGACAGCGGGACTGGGACGAAGGCTGGAGATATACCGGCATGGGACAGTATGGGATGAGCATGAGTCCGGTGGACAGCCTGATCGTGGCCCTCGGCCGGACGGGACGCAAGGAGGCGCTCGATCCCATCATCGAGAAGATCGCCCAGCTCGGCCCCGATCATGCCCTGTCGCACCACCGGGCCGTGGCGATGGCGCTGGAGGCCCAGCGCGAACCATCGACCGCCCAGGCGCTGGCGGACCTGCTCCGCAAGGACGGCATGACCGGACACGCCTTTACGGACATCCATGCCGTCACGGCAAACATCCCGGCCAGTCCCGTCGATACCTCCACCCGCGAGGTTTCGTTGCGGGAACTGATCCTGGCCCGCGCGCTCTATCGCTGCGGCGACGACAACGGCCTTGGCGAGCGCATCCTGAGGCAGTACGCTCGTGACATGCGCGGCCACTACGCCCGTCACGCATTGGCCGTACTCAACGAGCAACCCGGGCGCCGCATGTGA